The genomic segment atttccgatcttcggataggcctgagaccaggcacacaccacacaccgggacaacaaggtcacaactcctcgatttacatcccgtacctactcactgctaggtgaacaggggctacacgtgaaacgagacacacccaaatatctccaaccggtcggggaatcgaaccccggtcctctggcttgtgtgtgtgtgtgtgtgtgtgtgtgtgtgtgtgtgtgtgtgtgtgtgtgtgtgtgtgtgtgtgtgtgtgtgtgtgtgtgtgtgtgtgtgtgtgtgtgtgtgtgtgtgtgcgtgtgtttgtgtatgtatgagtgtgtttgtatatgtatgagtgtgtgtgtgtgtgtgtgtgtgtgtgtgtgtgtgtttgtgcatttatgtgtgtgtgtgtgtgtgtgtgtgtgtgtgtgtgtgtgtgtgtgtgtgtgtgtgtgtgtgtgtcttgtgtatgtgtatgatgtgtgtgtgtgtgtgtgtgtgtgtgtgtgtgtgtgtgtgtgtgtgtgtgtgtgtgtgtgtgtgtgtgtgtgtatatatatatatatatatatatatatatatatatatatatatatatatatatatatatatatatatatatatatatatatatatatatatatatatatatatatatatatatatatatatatatatatatatgtagtgtgtctgtgtgtgtgtgtgtgtgtgtgtgtgtgtgtgtgtgtgtgtgtgtgtgtgtgtgtgtgtgtgtgtgtgtgtgtgtgtgtgtgtgtgtgtgtgtaagtgttttgGACAGAAACAACAATAAGTTGAATAAAAAAGCTTACTTAAATGCCAGTTCACAGTACAGTGCCAAGTAAAATGATCAAACAATAGGATAAGTTCTTGAAACCTCTTTTGAAAACCTCTCTTTTGAAAcaagtcaagtcataagaagaagggaatacagatgcaggttatgatttccagagtttactacaGAAAAAAGATAACGACTGAAAATACTGCTTAACTCTTACGTCAGAGATGTGGACTGAATGgagttgaaagaaagaagaaaatcttgtgcagcgaggcacgAGAGGAGGGGCTTCAAATAGTAaggtcagaagagcagttatgaaaacagcggtagaagataaGACGAGATGCAGCTTTGCGGCGATGAGACGCCAAGTGAAGACAATCATTCAGTTAGAGAAAAGGAGTTAAGGCTgaaagtttttgattccaccgTGTCTAAAAGAATGGTATGAGTGGAATCCCCTTACATGAGAGGCATGGTCCATACGTAGACGGATAATGTCCCTGCGAGTTAGCAGTTAGAGGGGAATGAAATACGAAAATTGGCGGAGAGGActcaggacacctaacttcatagaaaatgTTTTTAGCTAGAGATGATATATTAAATTTTCTGCTAGGATTATAAGTGAAGGACAGACCGGAGATATTCTGTGTAGAGGAGGGTAATAGTTGATTGTcatagaagaagaggggatagttatgTAGAAGGTCATTtgaagttgatagatggaagaactgagtttttgagacattgaacaaTACCAAGTTGCTCTATCcgaatcagaaattttagaggtATCTAAAGTCAAGCGTTCTATGGCTTCCCTGCTTGAACTATTTACTTCCTGTTGAGTTGGAAGGTTATGAATagacgtggaaaagtgcagGGTGCTCTACGCAGGGTAGGAATGTATGGGACATGATGTTTAgttagatcattgatgaatgaTAAGAGAGTGGACGACAGGacaaaaccctgaggaacaccactgttaacagacgtttgagaaaaaaaagtgaccgtCTACCACAGTAGCACTGGAACGGTCTAAAAGGAAACGTGAGATCAAGTTACAGAGGCAACGATAAAAGCCAGTTCATCAAAATCCCTAAAAGACGATGaccaaaactcagagaaaaaaaagcctaAGGATCACTAGTAGAGATACCTCAAAGGGGCGGCAGGAGGGGGGGGGGGCAGCATAACAAACGGTGGCGGCGTGcatagttgttgttggtggtggtgttggaagcGCGATGTGTGGACGGAGgcgatgcaccaccaccaccactaccaccagccatGTAAGTACAATACACATTATCATGCGCCATTACTACTCACTgcccaccattactactaataccattattactactaatattacatgtgtgtgtgtgtgtgtgtgtgtgtgtgtgtgtgtgtgtgtgtgtgtgtgtgtgtgtgtgtcacaaagcataacaatgtaaaaactAAACATCCATTTTACTAAGGACTACACAATTAACTTCATTAACGATTTATTCTCTCGTGCAGTGACAGTCAGATCAGGTGGAGGTTCCCTGTTGACGACAGGACAGAAGGCATGATAGCACAGATACACCAGCAGGTTCTCAGCCAGACCTACATCCTTACCCTCAACACCGTCACGCCCATCACCCACGAACTGATGGAGGACGCTCTGACCATCCTCTACAAGTAAATGTTCAGCAAGGACTCCGCAAGGACGGAAACAGAGATGTTGCCGTGCTTGTCGCTCACtgctctcctttcactcttccaGACGAGTGCTGGAAGGACACTCACTCAGCTATTGTAACGGGGTGCATAACACCTCTCTTATAAAATGACCGGTCATTCATATTTACTCTTCGAATATACACCAGAAGACAGGCAAAGCTTCCTTACACTAATACTAATAGATCAACAGTGACAAACATACTAGACACGACAAGCAAGGGATGGAAGTCTGCACGACTGTCAAACAAAATTACCAAATCTTTGATGGCTCTTGTGACCATAACCAAGTGTACAATTATCCCTTGAAAGGATACGAGTTTGACATCCCTGTCGTTCATGAAACAAGACTCACTCACCAACTGACACTCGTTACACTCACCACACCTCTTCGTCCAGATGCAATGCAACATtcactgaatgattgactgttCAATTACAATCAACATAATGCTCAGGAATTATGCTTTACTATCACACTGATTGCACCTGAAATGGCCATCAGATGCAGAAATATCTCAATGATACACATAGACACTCATCGGTCCTAGTAAGGTGTTATAATTACAGAATGTATATTGCTTTACTTTGTTCCCTATACAATTacctattgtttttgttttctcgttCAGAAAAGTTGAATCCTTGAGAATATGCTTTCGCCATCTTGATAATCAGATGTGGGTGGCTGACATGCCTCAACCTGTTCTCGAtttcaaggtgagagagagagagagagagagagagagagagagagagagagagagagagagagagagagagagagagagagagagagagagagagagagagagagagagagagagagagagagagagagagagagagagagagagagagagagagagagagagagagagagagagagagagggtgaagttGATATGTTAATAAATACGTATATAGacaaataatgaaggagagactcagaacacctgacttcatGAAAGTTGTTTTAGTATGACACTAAGTATGATATTTCTATTTCAGATTATTGGCAAAAATCACactgaggatattcaatgtaatGGAGTTGAGTGTCGGTGAAGAAGAGGGAACGGTTACATAGAAGATGGTTTTGTATTGATAAATGAAGGATCTTTATTTTTTAAGCAATCAAAAATATTAAGGTTGTTTTTCCtcaatcagaagtcaggcgttctgtgcaTTTCTTGCGAAGATTGTTTAATTATATATTGAAGGTTTAGACATCAGAGTAAATGCGTTTAAAGGGCTGAGATTGTATCATCATCGTACGAATGGATAGGAAAGTAGGTTTGCCTTAGaccattgatgaataatagaaagagaatgagtgacaagacagaaccctgaggaacaacGCTTAATAGAATTAGAGAATGTAGAAGAAGAATGACTGTCTAATATAGCAGCAACAGAATGGTCAAAAAGGATATTTAATGATGACGAGAGAATACTAGAAGCCGTaggagtgtggtgtggaaaTTAAAGCTCTGTACCAGGTTTATCATATATCATTATGTTATGTGAGAGCGGAAGTTTCATTAAAATTCCGGAAAGAAGATGATCAAACTTCAGTATAAGGAAAACCAGAAAATTACCTGTAGAGTTAATGGTCACAACAGAATCCGTACTGGCGATCCGGTATAAGGTTGTGAAATGATACCAGCTTAAGGCCTTCCTCTTGagaatagattcaaaaactttagtatggtaaggaaataaaagcaacaGGGCATTAGTCTGAATGGATTGAGCTGTTACACTTTTTAGAGTAAGCTGAAAATAAGCAACTCTCCACGAGGGAGTACGCAAAAACAGAGTTGAATGATTTTGACCAGGCAAGGTACTAACAAGGAAGTTATTACGAACAACATGAGGGACCCCACCAGGTCCATAAATCTTCAGAGGATTATGGCCAAGGATGTCACTGAAAACATCATTAGGAAAATTCTTAATAATAAGCATGAaatagaaggatggaggagagggaatatcAGGTCCTGAATCATCCAAGGCAGAGTTATTAGTAAAGACAtaagcgaagagttcagctttagagataagtagagtgctgaaaagctgccagattcgccagataacttaatttagcacattcaactcggtatgctggaaaaaaaatttacgtcatatatgtgctatcaaactaagtaataaattattaggaacatctctaattagcttcaccaagcacagaaaacgtaatatggcaaaacgagccaaaaatgcttggttcatggtctcggttttgggacacttcatcaccttgagtgaattacattattttcagtaagcaacCACATTTCATTGattcaagttaattaattaggaatcaaatccagaaaatgtgacgaatatcaaataaacacgatgttttgatgcaaaatccttgtatgacttcagtgaaagattgtccgttccgtatgtgaacaacatcaagcaggtttctacctgctccccaccggttataggcaaacagttcagggtctggatgcgatgctgacggtcctttgcaccaatctatgaagtgctttgagcagatagcatggtccttggtagttctccacgtcgggcctcgtttacatcgtgtttcccataatcttcttcgagccgcgtctttcttcctgggaaacacagtccaacctttcacgccttggtttttcttttttgatatagaattgcagtcagctacagcacatgtataaaccggcattctgttccagttctaagaacactccacactagggtgaccaaatttctgagacaaattccgggaacattttcagttcagggaggtaaaaacatgtagtgtttttgcactggaaaaactaaaacggggacactatccgtaccatttctaaaccagcaatcaaaagtttctctcgccttatttacccaagttgcaaagaaaaaaaaaatctctacctgatgaaatatctgagatcatgaacacccattagctgttaaaatgtgcccgctatacacttcaccgtcttcacggaaactaaggccttctccttattcttgacattctaaaagagtaatgagaaaaggacataattatcataatcaaaaggagtagttttttttttaacgcatcaagtgatctttcagttacagaaaaccggggacagcagtagccggggacaggtcactgaatTGGGGACTGTCCCCAGAAACCTccggggacgtctggtcaccctactccacacgagcttccaaacatccgcgggccgcggggttgttttggtgttttgagaggactcggtgttcccgagttcagttagtctttttggtttgatatgccttcggccgcaaaaatgttgctctaccaagattattacagaatgttctcctttgtaatatttagaggagaaacagtgctctctgctgaactatatgaaaaaaaaatttcaaaccaaatatgtaattgagactagtaaaaaatgcgagagcattaaaaccgcgactgtgagtattaagcttataataacagttttgtagagtgtgtattaccagatcatatggataatgttaggataaacacttggaattaatgttttacagtacaaagactcaatacctcaagatttattatgatatgaattttagaatgtgtgtctcttgcgagctggctgcatggctgtataccgagtcgcgtattaaaacagccagcgatcaatggcaaTCCAAAAATATTCGACGTCGGGAATTAGGTTGATCTCCGACCAGTGGGACAGTTGCGTGACGGTATTGAAGCTAGAGAGTTAGAAGATCGTTTCATAGCTGCTCTTCAAAATGATCCAGCAAGACTTGCAGCGATGCTTCGAGAACATGAAGAAAGCAAACACGTTCCTCTGCTCATCGAGGCTTACGGGAGTCCCAGAGAGCCTGTGGAGCAATCCACTTATATATTTCCACCAGTTCTTCTTGAAAAGGATGCCGTGAACAAGATCAATCACAAGTGTCGTTCGCTGGATGTCACCTTGAACTCTTTTTTTACCGCCGTTAAGAACACCGCCTTGGTGGAGCTGGCGCGTGATGGCGGCCTTAAAAGAAACAACTATTCCATCACTAGCTGCCACCCTGTTGACACTCGTCGGCTAATGGAGAAATGCTCCGAACCTTACCTTGGCTTTCATGTAATTAGTTTGACAATGCACATGATCACACCTCACAATGTGAAGGATCACTTCTGGGAATACACAAAGCACTTTGACAATGAATTCCGTAAGAAAATCAAAGGAAACTGGATGATCGAGGACAGGGCGATGGCTCGCTTGTTGAGGCCTGAAGGCTACTCTCACGAAGAACATTTCGCTCATCCCTTGCCACTCATCTCTGATTACATATTCTCTAACCTTAACAACCCaggaaataatataaaaggcaTTGGAAAATTCGTTCAGATCACTGCAGTTAACGTGCAAAATTTTCTTCATAAAGCACACTTTCCATTTGGTTATGTTTTATTTGAATTCCGTGGTCAACTAAACTTGGTAGTGGGTCACGCCACGGGGACTGTAAGCAGGGAGGTCATTGGCAGGCATCTGGACAAAACATTGGCTGTTATCAGTGATGTTTCCAATTATACCTAACATGCAAAAAGAATAGTCGAATCTgacagaaaataatgaacaaatgataACAAAGGAATACCAAATACACTTTCTCATGTAGTGTTACAATTGAAGTTTCAGTTAGAATAGTATTAATTTGGTAATAAGAACCCATTATCTAATCGTTATATTATTATTGGCTAACAATTAAATCACTGAGTAGTTGCAAGTAATTAATTCAAGGGTTCAAAGTTCATGTGTATTGGGCAAATGGTTTAGCGTGAATAAAGACTGACCGGTGCTGTAGTGTTGGGAGGAAGGCGTTGAAAGTGTCAAACAACACCAAGGCTTGGTGGCTTTCTTGATTAGAGTGTGGGGAGAAAAGTATATGTGAAGATGTCAGACAAAACTAAAGCTTGGTGGTCTCCTTGATTacagtgttttattattttaggcTTACATAGGGACGATAAAGACAACTGTTGCAATTTATATTGCTGTGCCTGTCGCTTGATAATGAATTCTCCATATAAATGTaattctctttcactcactcactcacgcacgcacacgcacacgcacacgcccacacatacaaacacacaaacacatacacacacacacacacacacacacacacacacacacacacacacacacacacacacacacacataaataaatagctaagttaaggttctaatcttgAATCTCCCTTAATCCCCATATATACATCTTCATGTAATGCTATCCCCCCCATGGTGCGAACCATAAACAATcataaacagctaagttaaggttctaatcttaagtccCCATATgaacattttcagtatgtatgtttactaataaaccgtattatcattatcattattattattattacacacacacacacacacacacacacacacacacacacacactgttcaccTTTCATTCcaaaataaagcaggaagaaAGTATTCAAATCATGGATATAGTGAAATATCAAGACAAGCTCATCTGATCCGTTCTCTATGTATATACACGAGCACTGGAGACTTGAGGATAAAGACACTGATTTCACTTATCGCGAATAGGGATCCCGAGTGACTTTTCCTCAACAAAGAAGAGACGCTGTTATATCCACTCTCAAATCAATAAGAACAGAATCTTGATGATATAATGCAGAAGTAAACACATGATTGTAGTCAGTTGTGCAGTTAATCAGATTGTTATCAGAAGGTTGTCTGACAGAGTTCACAAAGTCGATTTCcatttcttattattctctaATGCAAATTACCATACGTCACATCAGATCAATAAAATATTCCTTACAGaatttctccatctttcctcaaaCTTCATTGCAATTAGGATTTCAATAATCAAAAATTTAATCAAATCTGCCCAGTGTAACTCCATATTTTAGCCTCACAATCATAAAGGAATACTCGTAGTAATAACATATCCACATTTCAACGCAGAACCGATGGTATTTGAAGCTTAACTCAGGGAAATGTTTCCTTTCTACACCACTCATGCTGTTCCTAATCTAATTGATCTTGGAATGgcatggttaggttagattttcctttctgtgtatatagatatataaagaTAGACGGCTTTCatagaataaaatataaatatattttgtacatttcattGAAGCGATTTGTGGCAGATTTCCAATAGTTCGTATGTACGCATCTCGCGTTTAGTATCACattattataatgatgaaaattcaGTAATTTGTTACATATTTTCTCGTCGCACTAGCAATATAAAGCTGAAATTTCACAAAATTACTGACaactttattgttttccttgcaATCCATGAACAtgcataagtaaataaattagtaaataaacTCTATTCTAAGGTTCATGATTAAGTGAGCTAGTATTATCTAATCCCCTACGTAGAAAGCTTCTACACACGTTACAATGAAGGCGGGGACGTGGAGGAGAGGCGCCGTGCAGCGGCCGAGTATGGCTTCCCACGGACAGAAGAGGCACACGCCAAGGATTAAAGCTGCGTTGCCAATCTGAAGGAGGCAGAGAACCAAAAGAAGGTCAACGTGTCATTGTCGATTAATGCGGCACTCGTGGGTTCATCAGTCGTGTTTCAAACCTTCATTAGAGGTTCATGTCAAGAAGTACACCACAAGAAGTACACCACATTTATTGTTTGTTCAGTGAAGACGACATTGCGACCTTGGCCCGCTAATACGCCCTTGACACACTTACAGTGACGCTGCTTCTGGAGGGAAGCCAACCCCCACTCCTCCCTGCCGCGGCCGACACACGCTAGCTCTATTTAGTGCTACTTTGAACAGACCTGTGTCACTGTATTAATATATCGCTCAGGAACTAAACTTTCACTATCAAAAGACAACAGATCAAGATTGAAAACAAACTCAAATAGAAATTAAATGTAAATCTTCATcaaacgcgcgcgcgcacacacacacacacacacacacacacacacacacacacacacacacacacacacacacacacacacacacacacacagttattccTTATTCCTCATCATATGCCATAATATGGAACGGAATTAGTGATCAGTTAGAATTTAGACAAATACATATGACCCGGAATAGTAGGTTGAAATGTTCATAGaaagactgccacgtgtaagtctGATGGTCTCTTGCAGTTTCTCTcatattcttatgttcttaacacattattttaagacagttgtgtatacatacatatatacataaatacatacatacatacaaaggcATACATTTAAGACATGATATGAAGGTGACTTCCTCAGTGATCCAtgcatacataaatgaatacatagaGATCTGCATtatatcattctttccttcgcGCATAATACACAGGACAACTTAGAGAAAGAATAATGGTTACATTGGCtagtgaatgataataataaaacactgtTCTAACGTTTtctacgtatattttttttctttattacgtaATACACGGTTTACGTCAAGAATCAGGTTTAGAGACAATACAAGTGATATAATTTCACGCACATAGAGTAAAAACGACTCAGTGACAGTGCAATTCTGTACATAACAGGTGAAATTAGTTACTTCATAGTGAATGACAAGTTTAGTTCTATTCAACGTCTCAGTCTGGAAGGAATAACCTCAGTTATACCGAACATTCGATGGAAGATCTCTTGGAAGCACGACATGAAGTTTGCAGGCAGAAAAGCGGCGTTCTTCGACACGGGATGAAAACTAACGATACCCTAAGGAAGACGGCACTCTGTTTTGTAGATGAGAAGACGCAGATAGGAAGACCAAAAGGCACTCTAAGAGCGCATATTTCCGTCAACATCATAAATATACTACGTAGCTAGCATGCATTTTCGTTGACAGAACCTATATTTTGATATTCTCTGCATGCTTTTAGGATGTTAGGGTGAGCTTGAAAGCGACTTGGCACAACACGAACATACTTATGCCACCTATATCAAATGCTTATTCATTATTGCTTGGCAAGATCCCTCTGTTTCGGAATTTCATTGAGATCTTTTCACATAATCTTAGAGGATTTCGTGTGGAAAACTGATTCGCAAGGATAAAAGTATATACATCCGCTAACGAGCTAAAACATAGCAGAGAACCGCCACCATGAGTAGACAACATGACAGGTGGGAGAGTAGTTCATGGAGAGAGACAGCGGTATTACATGGAAGACAACGGTATCTGGTGAAAGGCAGCGTTCAAGCAGGAGTCCAGTTAAGAATCAGTGATACACTAACGGAGGGCGAGATGAAAATTGCATTTGGTGTTTAAGTCATAGTGGTCTACTTGCACATTTCTAGGATGTCACGTCACAACGAGCCACCTTGACGATCTCTCACGCTTCCGGGACGCTGTAGAGTCATAGACAGTTCGTAGGtgtcaataatttttttcagtgGTTTGAATTCTCGAGCTCAGTTTTCTCCCTCTAAAGTGGGCGTCTGTAAGGCACATGGCACACGACGGCTACAGGGTGCTCCATTCTCGTGGCTGTTGTCTTCACTCATTCATGCGAGCTGTAAACGAGACAAGGAGGTTTAATTTGTTAATGTGATGGTTACATAAATCATGAATTGAATCATCAGCTATTTATTTCAATGTTGTGAAAATACTTTCGCAGCAAAAACTAAACGGAGAGTTATCTATCAAATGTTTTAAACACACACGATTACGATAcaccacttgagagagagagagagagagagagagagagagagagagagagagagagagagagagagagagagagagagagagccttcaaaacagctttcttttcctcaccttacGCTCGGATCCTGGTCAGTGTTACGGACAGGACGTGGAGGCAAGTGGTCCTGTcactggtggtggaggggatgaAGACACAAAGCCTCGGAATCCACATCGGTCAGGTACAGAACATCGGAAATGTTAAGATcacagccaccgccaccgccaccgccaccacccttTGAATCTCCCGTTCGATCCTGTTTGGCGAGAAGGTTTTTTTTCGGCACCTTCTGAGGTTCCGATGTGTGAGTGTTGCAAGTAATGGTGCCAGCCTCCGTTGTGAGTCCTGGCGGGGGACGGGAGGCGTATGCGTGTTCATATTGATTGCGAGCGAGCGGACGGGACGGACCTCGGCAACGGTAGGAGAAGGACTGGCACCGAGCGGGTGGATAATAGTCCCTTCGATGTGGGAGACTGTGCCAAGTGACGTCACTCCCCCCGGAGAAGACCCAGATGTTCCGTGACATTTGTCATTCGAGCATTCACGAAAAAAATACGATCTCGCAATATCCTGTTCCTTCTATATTTCATTTGCACTTCCTGTCACTCTAATGTAAAATAGCAATTGTACTGTGCaagtttctttatatattttagacacacacacacacacacacacacacacacacacacacacacacatacacacacacacacacacacacacacatacctgttcacctagcagtaaataggtacgagatgtaactcaaggggttgtggcctcgctttcccggtgtatgtggAGTGCgttgtggtatatatatatatatatatatatatatatatatatatatatatatatatatatatatatatatatatatatatatatatatatatatatatatatatatatatatatatatatatatatatatatatatatatatatatatatatatatgtgtgtgtgtgtgtgtgtgtgtgtgtgtgtgtgtgtgtgtgtgtgtgtgtgtgtgtgtgtatatatatatatatatatatatatatatatatatatatatatatatatatatatatatatatatatatatatatgtgtgtgtgtgtgtgtgtgtgtgtgtgtgtgtgtgtgtgtgtgtatgtgtgtgtgtgtgtgtgtgtgtgtgtgtgtgtgtgtgtgtgtgtgtgtgtgtgtgtgtgtgtgtgtgtgtgtgtgtgtgtgtgtgtgtgtgtgtgtgtgtatatatatatatatatatatatatatatatatatatatatatatatatatatatatatatatatatatatatatatatatatatatatatatatatatatatatatatatatatatatatatatatatatatatatatatatatatatatatatatatatatatatatatatatatatatatatatatatatatatatatatatatatacacacatacatatatatatatatatatatatatatatatatatatatatatatatatatatatatatatatatagtatatatatatatatatatatatatatatatatatatatatatatatatatatatatatatatatatatatatatgtatgtgtgtgtgtgtgtgtgtgtgtgtgtgtgtgtgtgtgtgtgtgtgtgtgtgtgtgtgtgtatatatatatatatatatatatatatatatatatatatatatatatatatatatatatatgtatatatatatatatatatatatatatatatatatatatatatatatata from the Portunus trituberculatus isolate SZX2019 chromosome 17, ASM1759143v1, whole genome shotgun sequence genome contains:
- the LOC123505052 gene encoding uncharacterized protein LOC123505052, whose amino-acid sequence is MLREHEESKHVPLLIEAYGSPREPVEQSTYIFPPVLLEKDAVNKINHKCRSLDVTLNSFFTAVKNTALVELARDGGLKRNNYSITSCHPVDTRRLMEKCSEPYLGFHVISLTMHMITPHNVKDHFWEYTKHFDNEFRKKIKGNWMIEDRAMARLLRPEGYSHEEHFAHPLPLISDYIFSNLNNPGNNIKGIGKFVQITAVNVQNFLHKAHFPFGYVLFEFRGQLNLVVGHATGTVSREVIGRHLDKTLAVISDVSNYT